The following nucleotide sequence is from Juglans microcarpa x Juglans regia isolate MS1-56 chromosome 6D, Jm3101_v1.0, whole genome shotgun sequence.
AATAGCAAGAACAAAAGTTCACCTGCTGGACAGAAGTCCACTTTATATGAGCAGCATTTAAAGATTGATTTTGAATATATGAATGACGAACCTTCCCACCTTCTCCAACCACCACTTCCAGAACCGAATTCGCCCAGTAactcttcttctcatccttacCTAGAAACTCCTCAATTATATCaatctctcctcccctctccaCCATCACAAACACCCTCGGATTTGATATGGGCAATGCATTTGAACCCTCGTCACCACCCTCAACCGAAATGTACCTAAAAAAAATCGGATTCTCTACTTTGCACCCCGCCGGAACATACACTACTGTCAAATCCGGCGCGCCAATCCCATTGATAGACCAAAACAAGTCCCCACAAACTGAATTAGTCAAGAATTCACAGACCCTTTTGGTGATACTCTCCTCAGAGAGCTCTAACAAGCTTCCAACAAAAATCCCACTTGGCAATTCGGACAAATTCGCCGAATTTACGACATACCCATCAGCAATGACAAGATTAGGGAACTGGGTATTCGAAGAAACGCCTGATAGAGCAGAGGAGTGAGGAGGGTGAGTGATTGGACTGATTTGGGAGTGTTTGATGAAGGAGGTGTCTGTGAAGCGAAAGGGCTCGTCTTTGCGGGAGGGCCAAGGGGTTGAGAGGAGGGTCTCGGATGAGGTATCTCTGAGCTTTTGAAGAGGCAACGGTGTTGAAGAGGACGAAGTGGGCAGAGAATCTTCAAGGGTTTCTGCTAGTTGGAGAACAAAGGGGTCTGAGAAGGATGGAGCGGGTTGGAGTGAGACTCTGGGTCTGATTCTGGGTTTTGGAGACTTGGTCTGAGTAGAGACTGGTGGGATTGGAGGTCTTTGATGGCGGGGTGTGAAGGCTAAAGCAGCCATGGACGACGATAGTGCTTCTGGATTTTGGAGTTACAGAGCGTCTTGTAGAAGAGTACTTTGCCCTGCCTTAACCATCGACACAGACAAAATGGTTAGCGAATCCTCCAACCAGAACCCAACATATAGCATTAGTAGTGTCGTTAACAAAGtttaatcaaaatttagtttgagaatttattttataaatttagttagttattttttaacaatatcaaatagcagactaaaatattaattttaacatttttatttatttaattataattataatttgaatattttttcattatcaaaaaagtaaatattaattgttttaacgtacatattattcataaataattattttttctttatcttgtaAAATGTAGCTTACCAAACCAAATTTCTTCTTTGGTTTAACTATTTATAACGTTCAAATTTCTTGTAAGGTGTATTTCTTCTTTCCCCAACTGTTTCTTGGACTGTACTAGCCAGGTTATATACATCATGGAAAATAAACATGATTTGACTATTGATATGTTTAATCAAATGGTTGAGTTCGGGATTAAGATCGATTTAATGGCATTCGCAACCACAGTTGTTCCTGTGGCATGTTACAATCGGTGCAACAAGGCAGGATTTAGCCATCAATTTGGAATTTTGtatgccaaaataatatttagccaGAAATTTGGCCTGGCCAGATTTTGCCAGTGAAAATaatgaaagttaaaaacacTGAAGTATTGTAGAGTCCACTACAGTGATTTTTTATGCAACTTAGTTAAACACTTTGGCCAAAATATAgctttgttgagtccattatTAATGCTCTTAAGctaggtttatttttatttaaaaaaaaaattcgatttGAACTCaaccttgtttgtttttgtagataagatgatataagatgagttgagataaaaattgaaagttgaataaaatattgttagcatatatttttttaatattatttttattttaaaatttgaaaaaaatgaattgtttattttattttgtgtgaaaatctgaaaataattttaatgttaaaataagataaaatgagaataattatgaaaacaaacgatacGGATGCTATTTGTTACCTGAACTCATCTAAGCTaggttgatttttattttaaaaaaatgcaataagtgaaaagaattaaatatctttattgtactactatttttttaaaggaaaaaaaaaactattttctttatataaaaaagactATCTTGTTTATAATATCTATCTCCCAAGCTGTTTGTTTCATCCCAACACATTTATAAGCTATCTTTTATCTAGTAAACAACAAACAATTTTGTACCCCTCAATACCTATTAATTCAGAGGACACAAACCGAGTAGAAGGAGATCAGGAAGGGTGGCATTGCTTGATG
It contains:
- the LOC121235154 gene encoding protein ABCI7, chloroplastic yields the protein MAALAFTPRHQRPPIPPVSTQTKSPKPRIRPRVSLQPAPSFSDPFVLQLAETLEDSLPTSSSSTPLPLQKLRDTSSETLLSTPWPSRKDEPFRFTDTSFIKHSQISPITHPPHSSALSGVSSNTQFPNLVIADGYVVNSANLSELPSGIFVGSLLELSEESITKRVCEFLTNSVCGDLFWSINGIGAPDLTVVYVPAGCKVENPIFFRYISVEGGDEGSNALPISNPRVFVMVERGGEIDIIEEFLGKDEKKSYWANSVLEVVVGEGGKVRHSYIQNQSLNAAHIKWTSVQQESASTYELVEVSSGGKLSRHNVHIQQLGPDTVTELSSLHLSINDQTQDLHSRIILDHPRGYSRQLHKCIVAHSQGQAVFDGNVKVNRFAQQTDAGQLTRSLLLEPRATVNVKPNLQIIADDVKCSHGAAISDLEESQLFYFLARGISLETARKALLFSFGAEVVERLPYSFLKKKVESQIRELLDPTVKGSS